Proteins encoded together in one Rhizobacter sp. J219 window:
- a CDS encoding universal stress protein, which produces MFKRILVPTDGSDITQKAVASAITLAKSVNATLYTLSVKEPFPYSAISEMQPTPPQEFFDAQERIAAARVKEVRDLASAGGLPCEAHTVEALHPWEAIIDHAKRHECDLIVMASHGRRGVTALLLGSETQKVLTHTNIPVLVVR; this is translated from the coding sequence TGTTCAAGCGCATCCTGGTTCCCACCGACGGCTCGGACATCACCCAAAAAGCCGTGGCCTCCGCCATCACCCTGGCGAAGTCCGTCAACGCCACGCTGTACACGCTGAGCGTCAAGGAACCCTTCCCCTACAGCGCCATCTCCGAGATGCAGCCCACGCCGCCGCAGGAGTTCTTCGACGCGCAGGAGCGCATAGCCGCGGCGCGGGTGAAGGAGGTGCGCGACCTCGCCAGCGCCGGCGGCCTCCCGTGCGAGGCCCACACCGTGGAAGCCCTGCACCCCTGGGAAGCCATCATCGACCACGCCAAGCGCCACGAGTGCGACCTGATCGTGATGGCGTCCCACGGCCGGCGCGGCGTGACGGCCCTGCTGCTCGGCAGCGAGACGCAGAAGGTGCTCACGCACACCAACATCCCCGTGCTGGTCGTGCGCTGA